A window of the Salipiger sp. H15 genome harbors these coding sequences:
- a CDS encoding nucleoside hydrolase yields MRLWVDTDYGFDDLWALLLLRRHGAVVEGISLVAGNAPLPQVIANALGAAKAYGLDAPLHAGAERALVREVETAQAILGEKGMDSRGRFLPDVDGPQPPADGVEALAEWLMQDGPRPVLALGPLTNIALLVQRFPEAAARITRLVWMGGSNGPGNHSPLAEFNALCDPEAAAIVADAGLPLEVIDLMICRQATFGPEDMPDTDPLTADLLGGYLDIGLKRGRPGMAIYDPVAALAMVRPEAFAFERQNLTVSTARDESYGATRFAADPQGLTRLPLTPLEDIARLCLDALRQEAPHGLSE; encoded by the coding sequence ATGAGGCTCTGGGTCGACACCGACTACGGCTTCGACGACCTCTGGGCGCTGCTGCTGCTGCGCCGCCACGGCGCGGTGGTCGAGGGCATCTCGCTGGTCGCCGGCAATGCGCCGCTGCCGCAGGTCATCGCCAATGCGCTCGGCGCGGCGAAGGCCTACGGGCTCGATGCCCCGCTGCACGCCGGGGCCGAGCGGGCACTGGTGCGCGAGGTCGAGACCGCGCAGGCGATCCTCGGCGAGAAGGGCATGGACAGCCGTGGCCGCTTCCTTCCCGACGTGGACGGCCCGCAGCCGCCCGCCGATGGGGTCGAGGCGCTGGCCGAGTGGCTGATGCAGGACGGCCCGCGCCCGGTGCTCGCGCTGGGACCCCTGACCAATATCGCGCTGCTGGTGCAGCGCTTCCCCGAGGCCGCCGCGCGCATCACCCGGCTGGTCTGGATGGGCGGCAGCAACGGGCCGGGCAACCATTCGCCGCTGGCCGAGTTCAACGCGCTCTGCGATCCCGAGGCCGCGGCCATCGTCGCCGACGCGGGGCTGCCGCTCGAGGTGATCGACCTGATGATCTGCCGGCAGGCGACCTTCGGCCCCGAGGACATGCCGGACACCGATCCTCTCACCGCCGACCTGCTGGGCGGCTATCTCGACATCGGTCTGAAGCGCGGCCGCCCGGGCATGGCGATCTACGATCCGGTCGCCGCGCTCGCCATGGTGCGCCCCGAAGCATTCGCCTTCGAGCGCCAGAATTTGACCGTCTCCACCGCGCGGGACGAGAGCTACGGGGCGACGCGCTTCGCCGCGGATCCGCAGGGGCTCACCCGCCTGCCGCTCACCCCGCTGGAAGACATCGCGCGTCTCTGCCTCGACGCGCTGCGACAGGAGGCGCCGCATGGCCTTTCCGAGTGA
- a CDS encoding adenine deaminase C-terminal domain-containing protein, with translation MAFPSDLNDPALRARAVKAARGEAPFDLLIEGGTVLDMVTGRSRKADIGVTGPLIASVHAPDPARPATQRISARGMTVVPGFIDSHMHVESSMITAAEYATAVVPRGVTTALWDPHELANVSGEDGLGYACDATRGLPLRLLPLVPTCVPSAPGYETSGGDFTPETVARWLAREDTHGAAELMTMRPLLEGDARVAGIVQAGLDAGKRVCGHARGLTDGDLAGFAAAGVETDHELTGADDLLAKLEAGFTIELRGSHEHLLPGFAEALLGLGEMPQTVTLCTDDIFPDDLLRKGGLDGVIRMLIACGLPPLWAYRAATLNAASRIGRPDLGLVAPGRRADLVLLADVAEVRAAAVIADGALVARDGRLTEEPKPAHVPAALRATMRLDAVRPEDFEVPARGPFARIATLSKPRFPVWGERRVAVEDGGLVLPEDMIRMGIVNRHGADTPMRVAFLESWGDWRGAFATTVSHDSHNLTVFGRRPEDMAAAANAVRKAGGGVAVAACGKALHCLPLPIAGLISDAPLAEVAESFAALRATLDGLVGWQPPYLVFKALFGASLVCNPGPRLSDVGLVDPFEGRVLESCVLEDGLA, from the coding sequence ATGGCCTTTCCGAGTGATCTCAACGACCCCGCGCTGCGCGCGCGGGCGGTGAAGGCCGCGCGCGGCGAGGCGCCGTTCGATCTGCTGATCGAGGGTGGCACCGTGCTCGACATGGTGACCGGCCGCAGCCGCAAGGCCGACATCGGCGTCACCGGCCCGCTCATCGCCAGCGTCCACGCGCCGGATCCCGCGCGCCCCGCCACGCAGCGGATCAGCGCGCGCGGCATGACCGTCGTGCCGGGCTTCATCGACAGCCACATGCACGTGGAAAGCTCGATGATCACCGCCGCCGAATACGCGACCGCCGTGGTGCCGCGCGGGGTGACCACCGCGCTCTGGGATCCGCACGAGCTGGCCAACGTTTCGGGCGAGGACGGGCTCGGCTATGCCTGCGACGCGACCCGGGGCCTGCCGCTGCGCCTGCTGCCGCTGGTGCCGACCTGCGTGCCCTCGGCCCCCGGCTACGAGACCAGCGGCGGCGACTTCACCCCCGAGACCGTGGCGCGCTGGCTGGCGCGCGAAGACACCCATGGCGCGGCCGAACTGATGACCATGCGCCCGCTGCTCGAGGGGGACGCGCGCGTCGCCGGGATCGTGCAGGCGGGGCTCGACGCGGGCAAGCGGGTCTGCGGCCATGCGCGCGGGCTGACGGATGGCGACCTCGCGGGATTTGCCGCCGCCGGGGTCGAGACGGACCACGAACTGACTGGCGCGGACGACCTGCTCGCCAAGCTCGAGGCCGGGTTCACCATCGAGCTGCGCGGCTCGCACGAGCACCTGCTGCCCGGGTTCGCCGAGGCGCTACTGGGCCTTGGAGAGATGCCGCAGACGGTGACGCTCTGCACCGACGACATCTTCCCCGATGACCTTCTCCGCAAGGGCGGGCTCGACGGGGTGATCCGCATGCTGATCGCCTGCGGCCTGCCGCCGCTCTGGGCCTACCGCGCCGCGACGCTTAATGCCGCGAGCCGGATCGGGCGGCCCGACCTCGGCCTCGTCGCGCCGGGGCGCCGCGCCGACCTCGTGCTGCTCGCGGACGTCGCGGAGGTGCGCGCCGCGGCGGTGATCGCCGATGGCGCGTTGGTCGCGCGGGACGGCAGGCTCACCGAGGAGCCCAAGCCCGCCCATGTCCCCGCCGCGCTGCGCGCGACGATGCGGCTGGATGCGGTGCGCCCCGAGGATTTCGAGGTCCCGGCGCGGGGGCCCTTCGCGCGGATCGCGACGCTCAGCAAGCCGCGCTTCCCGGTCTGGGGCGAGCGGCGCGTGGCGGTCGAGGATGGCGGGCTGGTGCTGCCGGAGGACATGATCCGCATGGGCATCGTCAACCGCCACGGCGCGGACACGCCGATGCGCGTCGCCTTCCTCGAGAGCTGGGGCGACTGGCGCGGTGCCTTTGCCACCACGGTCTCGCATGACAGCCACAACCTCACGGTCTTTGGCCGCCGCCCCGAGGACATGGCCGCCGCCGCCAACGCGGTGCGCAAGGCGGGGGGCGGTGTCGCCGTCGCCGCCTGCGGCAAGGCGCTGCACTGCCTGCCGCTGCCGATCGCGGGGCTGATCAGCGACGCGCCGCTGGCCGAGGTCGCCGAGAGCTTTGCCGCGCTGCGCGCCACGCTCGACGGGCTGGTCGGCTGGCAACCGCCCTACCTCGTGTTCAAGGCGCTCTTCGGCGCCTCGCTGGTCTGCAACCCGGGCCCGCGGCTCAGCGACGTCGGGCTGGTCGATCCCTTCGAGGGCAGGGTGCTGGAAAGCTGCGTGCTGGAGGACGGGCTGGCCTGA
- a CDS encoding tannase/feruloyl esterase family alpha/beta hydrolase: MKIRAATLALLASASYCYADPTPEACSALRDTVFSGGFVTSARVMSPEGLPQYCEVRATALPAISIEVRLPMSGWNGKFYQSGCGGFCGILGRADTGESWVNAMRPGLQRGYATATSDSGHHALAVTEASWAQGNPDAERDWGWRSIGETNRVAQVMIDAFYGASASQAIFQGCSTGGRMAHVAAQRYPEMFDGIISGAPAMDYTGLVGTAMSWVIQANTAADGSQILGPDEAAKIGAAVIEQCDAADGTEDGLIADPRACEVDYSGIGLSEAQLGTLAKWRQGPRDASGKQLYPGGIPEGSEPFWWLWLTGNGQGAGNLVAAFNAGFTRHMAFAEDPGTDYSPLSFDFETDPARMATAASVYNGDSPDLAAFRAAGGKMIVYHGWADSIVTPYKTIEWYEQASELAGGEEALAENVKLFMVPGLDHCGILPGAGGVNWSSLDPMTPLEAWLNEGTAPSSILAQ; this comes from the coding sequence ATGAAGATCAGAGCCGCGACGCTGGCGCTATTGGCCAGCGCGTCCTATTGCTACGCCGACCCGACGCCCGAGGCCTGCAGCGCGCTGCGCGACACGGTGTTTTCCGGCGGCTTCGTCACCTCGGCGCGGGTGATGAGCCCCGAGGGGCTGCCGCAATATTGCGAGGTGCGCGCCACGGCGCTGCCGGCGATCTCGATCGAGGTGCGGCTGCCGATGTCGGGCTGGAACGGCAAGTTCTACCAGTCGGGCTGCGGCGGGTTCTGCGGCATCCTCGGCCGGGCCGACACCGGCGAGTCCTGGGTCAATGCCATGCGTCCCGGGCTCCAGCGCGGCTATGCCACGGCAACCTCGGACAGCGGCCACCACGCGCTCGCGGTCACCGAGGCGAGCTGGGCGCAGGGCAACCCCGACGCCGAGCGCGACTGGGGCTGGCGCTCGATCGGCGAGACCAACCGCGTCGCGCAGGTGATGATCGACGCCTTCTACGGCGCCTCCGCGAGCCAGGCGATCTTCCAGGGCTGCTCCACCGGCGGGCGCATGGCGCATGTCGCGGCGCAGCGCTACCCCGAGATGTTCGACGGCATCATCTCGGGCGCGCCGGCGATGGATTACACCGGGCTCGTCGGCACCGCGATGTCCTGGGTGATCCAGGCCAATACCGCGGCGGACGGCAGCCAGATCCTCGGGCCCGACGAGGCGGCGAAGATCGGCGCGGCGGTGATCGAGCAATGCGACGCGGCCGACGGCACCGAGGACGGGCTGATCGCCGACCCGCGCGCCTGCGAGGTGGATTACTCCGGCATCGGCCTCAGCGAGGCGCAGCTCGGCACGCTGGCCAAGTGGCGGCAGGGCCCGCGCGATGCGTCGGGCAAGCAGCTTTATCCGGGCGGCATCCCCGAGGGGTCCGAGCCCTTCTGGTGGCTCTGGCTGACCGGGAACGGGCAGGGCGCGGGCAACCTTGTTGCCGCCTTCAACGCCGGTTTCACCCGCCACATGGCCTTTGCCGAGGATCCCGGCACGGACTACTCGCCGCTTTCCTTCGACTTCGAGACGGACCCGGCGCGCATGGCGACGGCGGCTTCGGTCTACAACGGCGACAGCCCGGATCTTGCGGCCTTCCGCGCGGCGGGCGGCAAGATGATCGTCTACCACGGCTGGGCAGATTCCATCGTCACGCCCTACAAGACCATCGAGTGGTACGAGCAGGCTTCCGAGCTGGCCGGGGGTGAGGAGGCGCTGGCGGAGAACGTGAAGCTCTTCATGGTGCCCGGGCTCGACCATTGCGGCATCCTGCCGGGCGCCGGCGGGGTGAACTGGTCCTCGCTCGACCCGATGACCCCGCTCGAGGCCTGGCTGAACGAGGGCACGGCGCCGAGCTCGATCCTGGCGCAGTGA